The sequence TCTTGCCCTTCACCGTCACCCGTTGGAAACGCAGGACGGGACTGAACACTTCGAGACCGACTTTGGCGCGCAGGAACTGCGCCGCCAGCTTCTCGTGCTTGGGCTGCGTCTTGAGGCAGAACCACAGGGGATCGGTCGATTCGATGACGGGTTGACGGTCCATGGGTTACATCCTCAGGAAAGTGGAGACGAGCGGCACAAGACGGCGCGCCTTTTTGTTCCAGGAAGCGAGACGTTCAACGCGCGCGGAGAGACCGTGGGGAGCGCCGTTGCGCGGGTCCGCGACGACAGAGTGCAGTCGCCCCAGTCGCCGGTTCGCATGCTCAATCCGCAGCGCGAGTTGGTCGCGCAGAAGCCCGTGCACCAGCGCGGGCAACTCCGACTCGGCCTCGTAATAATCTTTGCGATCGCCGGGCTGATGACTCACCCGCACCGCCCCCGCACCCCGAAGCAGACGCAACCCTTGGCTGGCGGAACCCTTGCTGATGCCCAGCCTGGCCACCATGTCGTCGAGAGTGAGCTTTTCTCCGCAGGCAAAGAGCAGACCGTAGATTTCCCCGACGGAACGCGGCAACGAAAGGTATCTGCCGAGGTGGACGAAAAATTCGATCACCTCGCGTTCGGCCGGTCCCAAGCGGACGGCCGGTCGCGTAGGGCGCGCTGTGACCAAGGAGGGAATGCGGGGCATGGAGGATCGAATGTAGCACGCGCGTTCCGCAATTCAATAGATGCTGAACAAACTGAACACGGTGGAGCCGTCATCCCTCTCCGCGCATTGCCGGACATCCGCAGAACCGTTAGTTTGACACGTCATGACCAAGCGGACACCGGCGTGGGTTCACCGCGAAGACCTCTTCATCGTGCCGCCCGGAGGCTGGGTTCTCGCGGGCACGTTGCTGCTGTCGATCGTGCTGGCAGGCGGACGCCCGCTCTGGGCGCAGGGAGTCGTGGCGGCGGGGGTCGGCATTCTTTGGTTGGTCTGGCCACCGCAGACTTTGCCGAAAAGAGGAGTGCTTTGGATGCTGCTGCTGCTCGTTCTGGTTCCTTTGGTTTCTTATTTGCCGACGGCGTTGGCCACGCCTCCGGCTTGGCGGACTGCGCTGTATCAGTTGCCGGCCATTGCGCCCTCACCCGTCTTGACTCCGCAGCCGTGGCTCACGCTCCATGTGTGGTTCCTCTGGCTCTGCGGCGTTGCCTTGGCCGGGTGGTGCGCCTGTCAGTCATGGGACCATTACAACCGTGACACACTTGCCCGGATGTTCGCCGGATCCGTGGCGGCGGTGGCTGCGTTTGCCATCGTTGCATCTTTAGCCGGCTCCAATCCCTCCTTTTGGCAGAGCACGGACAACTTCGGGCCGTTCCTCAACCGGAATCAATGGGGCTCGCTCTTGGGCATGACAAGCATCGTCGCATTGGCGTTGGTGCATCAATCCCTGCGGCACGGCAGCAAAAGGGGATTTTTCTTCTGGGCCGTGGCCCTTGCGATCCTGGTATTTGCCCTGCTGCGCAACGGCTCGCGCGGAGGTGTCGTGGTCTTGTTCGCGGGGGGCTTCGCTTATTGGATGTTCTTCGGCCTCGCCCGCAAACAATACCGCTATGCCGCGATCGCCGTCTCGTTCCTCTTGTTGTCGTTTGCGTTTTTCTCCTACGGCGGCGGCCAGTTGGTCGAGCGCTTCACGGGTTTGCGCGAGACCGTGGAAACCGCGGGCGAAGGCGATTTCCGTCTGGAGTTTTACCGGATGACACGAGCCATGCTGGCGGACGCACCGCTGACCGGTTTCGGGCTCGGGAACTTCGAATACGTGCTGCCCTTCTATCTCGATTTCGCCCCCGTTTTCAACCGGCGGCCCGCGCATCCCGAAAGCAGCTTCCTTTGGCTCGCATGCGAAGGCGGGTGGCTTGCCGTGATTGTGGTGGGAGCCGCTTTGACCATGGTCATCGCCATGGGTCACCGCGCAAGGCGCTCGCGCGCGACAACCATCCGGTCCGCCGGGATGGCTTGCGCCCTGGTGCTTGTCATGAACGCGTTTTTCGAGGTCAGCGGTCACAGAATCGGCACTTTGTTTCCCGCACTCTTCCTTGCCTCGCTTGCCCTGCCTGCCGCCTCCGGCGGGACTGCCAGAATGCGCACCACCCTGGCCGCGCGCTTTTTGGGTGCCGTTGTTGCCGGAGTCGGGCTGCTTTGGATCATTGGCGGCCTGGGGCGTCCAGCGCTGCCCGAGGTGCAAGGAACCACCGCTCTGCGCGAGCAAGCCGGAAAGTTGAAAGAAGCCGGCGACACCCAAGGCGCCGTGACTCTGCTGCACGAGGCCGCACACCTTCTTCCTTTGGACTGGAGCACACACTGGGCGCTGGCGAGCTACTTGCTCGAAATGGGAAACACCCAAGATGCGTGGGGCGAGTTCCGCGCGTCGGGTGCACTGCTTCCCTACATGGACTGGGTGATCGAGAAGGAAGGGTATTTCTGGCTTCCGATAAGTCCGGCCCGCGCCGTCTATGCATGGAACGAAGCCATGCGCCGCGCACCGTCCGGGCGCCGCGCGCAAATGTATGCGGGGTATCTCAACAAAGCGAAAAACAACAAGGAACTTACGGCGATGCTCATGCGTCTTCGGCCGGAAGATCCTGAGTTCGAATTCGCGCGGGTGCGTGCAGCCGGAGACGCCGGACCGAGGCGCCTTGAGTTGCTTCTGAAAAAAACCAACGGCTTGGCTTTGGCACCGGAACCGCTCGTTGAGCCGGTCATGCGGTATATGCTCGAACGCGGCCTGGGTGCCCAACTCGACCAACTGGTCGAGGCTTCACCCCGTCTCAAACTCATCGGATACCGGGTGCTGGCAGATCGCGCGGCCCGGGAGAATCGTCTGGCCGACGCTCTTGAACTGCACCTGCAATACGCTCCGCGCCCGTCGTTGCCCGCGCCGATCAGCCGCAGCGATCTCCGCAGCATCGAACGGGCTGCCGCGCTTGCCCCGATGGATATCGCCACCGCCATCGCCTACTATCAGGCCCTGGAAGCCGCACGACGCGGCGACGACGCCTACCGGCAACTGCGGCACATCATGAGTATGCCGAACGCCCCGAGCTATGTATGGTATCTTGCGGCCCAAGCCGCCTACGAACGCGGGCAATTCGAGGAAGGCTGGAAATACCTGCAGGCTTACAGCCAGAAGACCAAGAAATGAGAGACAAAGGCGACAA comes from Chthoniobacterales bacterium and encodes:
- a CDS encoding transcriptional regulator, with translation MPRIPSLVTARPTRPAVRLGPAEREVIEFFVHLGRYLSLPRSVGEIYGLLFACGEKLTLDDMVARLGISKGSASQGLRLLRGAGAVRVSHQPGDRKDYYEAESELPALVHGLLRDQLALRIEHANRRLGRLHSVVADPRNGAPHGLSARVERLASWNKKARRLVPLVSTFLRM
- a CDS encoding O-antigen ligase family protein; amino-acid sequence: MTKRTPAWVHREDLFIVPPGGWVLAGTLLLSIVLAGGRPLWAQGVVAAGVGILWLVWPPQTLPKRGVLWMLLLLVLVPLVSYLPTALATPPAWRTALYQLPAIAPSPVLTPQPWLTLHVWFLWLCGVALAGWCACQSWDHYNRDTLARMFAGSVAAVAAFAIVASLAGSNPSFWQSTDNFGPFLNRNQWGSLLGMTSIVALALVHQSLRHGSKRGFFFWAVALAILVFALLRNGSRGGVVVLFAGGFAYWMFFGLARKQYRYAAIAVSFLLLSFAFFSYGGGQLVERFTGLRETVETAGEGDFRLEFYRMTRAMLADAPLTGFGLGNFEYVLPFYLDFAPVFNRRPAHPESSFLWLACEGGWLAVIVVGAALTMVIAMGHRARRSRATTIRSAGMACALVLVMNAFFEVSGHRIGTLFPALFLASLALPAASGGTARMRTTLAARFLGAVVAGVGLLWIIGGLGRPALPEVQGTTALREQAGKLKEAGDTQGAVTLLHEAAHLLPLDWSTHWALASYLLEMGNTQDAWGEFRASGALLPYMDWVIEKEGYFWLPISPARAVYAWNEAMRRAPSGRRAQMYAGYLNKAKNNKELTAMLMRLRPEDPEFEFARVRAAGDAGPRRLELLLKKTNGLALAPEPLVEPVMRYMLERGLGAQLDQLVEASPRLKLIGYRVLADRAARENRLADALELHLQYAPRPSLPAPISRSDLRSIERAAALAPMDIATAIAYYQALEAARRGDDAYRQLRHIMSMPNAPSYVWYLAAQAAYERGQFEEGWKYLQAYSQKTKK